The uncultured Pseudodesulfovibrio sp. genome includes a region encoding these proteins:
- a CDS encoding acyl-CoA dehydrogenase family protein codes for MYTLRTLPGDDVRQLMWRFAERFDLQMSVQSARSIARTTVAKLVAEGARNTHEWTEQKGELLTAFDQAGLTALFMDPHQGGFIEGPKNLALALVAYELAWVDAGAATSSLASCLALAPIHEKGTPEQRDKYMSACVPPQPGEDREIWRGAFALTEPLPYVGVDTGVLCGKATVAEWKDGEEPMLQVDKRGRFITNMDFANFVTAAVESNDERIKGTFMVILEEGDEGTFDRGAPTLKMVHQLSSTRDPVLNLKVPASRIIGGYDVVDGVIVPKYNHSEIIGAVFHRTRIPVGLMTSAKLLSAVEPVIRYHRNRFRGGDACKEGSPRFEKGLQINEDALQRLVDVWATGEAGCSLAFAAARLADSFDPIEKAKEAHFEAEGVTSIRKQMSALRTLHDQVREFIALEYAPAGIRDEDRYNELSNDTLVQYAYMEALAGILNPGVKLWNTGEGANKMREAVALVGGYGITEDCPGFLMQKWSDCQLEATYEGPEAVQRRHLTMTMTSDIFGCIMENWIEQMRRAGKDVPGLGGYVLASAMELWQWTLAFLQEAKDENGKKLYHNKRQGVTFPMADALGWILGPYFLACDVMELIEKGPMSMTMAEGLDDLTGFYKDLCHVQAARAAGEVARICSELVYGYNWNRCPTPDGGIAEKCEPELKTKEECAQDGTLGDQSKCSRPELIRFRELKATVDMCLAGSRLAKDRAGNALAEVMIPEALDYPQG; via the coding sequence ATGTATACACTTCGTACCCTTCCGGGAGACGATGTCCGTCAGCTCATGTGGCGTTTCGCCGAGCGTTTCGATCTTCAGATGTCCGTGCAGAGCGCCCGGTCCATCGCCCGCACCACCGTCGCCAAACTGGTGGCCGAGGGCGCGCGCAACACGCACGAATGGACCGAGCAGAAGGGCGAGCTTCTGACCGCCTTCGACCAGGCCGGATTGACCGCGCTGTTCATGGACCCCCATCAGGGCGGTTTCATCGAAGGCCCCAAGAACCTGGCTCTGGCCCTGGTCGCCTACGAGCTGGCCTGGGTGGACGCCGGTGCGGCCACCTCCTCTCTGGCCTCCTGCCTGGCTCTGGCCCCCATTCACGAGAAGGGTACCCCCGAGCAGCGTGACAAATACATGTCCGCCTGCGTTCCTCCCCAGCCCGGCGAGGACCGCGAAATCTGGCGCGGGGCGTTTGCCCTGACCGAGCCCCTGCCTTACGTGGGCGTGGACACCGGCGTGCTGTGCGGCAAGGCCACCGTGGCCGAGTGGAAGGACGGCGAGGAACCCATGCTCCAGGTCGACAAGCGCGGCCGGTTCATCACCAACATGGACTTCGCCAACTTCGTCACCGCCGCCGTGGAGTCCAACGACGAGCGCATCAAGGGCACCTTCATGGTCATCCTCGAAGAGGGCGACGAAGGCACCTTCGACCGTGGCGCGCCCACCCTCAAGATGGTCCACCAGCTTTCCTCCACCCGCGACCCTGTGCTGAATCTCAAAGTGCCCGCCTCCCGCATCATCGGCGGCTACGACGTGGTCGACGGCGTGATCGTGCCCAAATACAATCACTCCGAGATCATCGGCGCGGTTTTCCACCGCACCCGCATCCCCGTGGGCCTGATGACCTCGGCCAAGCTGCTTTCCGCAGTGGAGCCGGTCATCCGTTACCACCGCAACCGTTTCCGCGGCGGCGATGCCTGCAAGGAAGGCTCCCCGCGTTTCGAAAAGGGGTTGCAGATCAACGAGGACGCCCTGCAGCGTCTGGTGGACGTCTGGGCCACCGGTGAAGCGGGCTGTTCCCTGGCCTTTGCTGCCGCGCGACTGGCCGACAGCTTCGATCCCATCGAAAAGGCCAAGGAGGCCCACTTCGAGGCCGAGGGCGTGACCAGCATTCGCAAGCAGATGTCCGCCCTGCGCACACTCCACGATCAGGTCCGCGAATTCATCGCGCTGGAATACGCCCCTGCGGGCATCCGCGATGAGGACCGCTACAACGAACTCTCCAACGACACTCTGGTCCAGTACGCCTACATGGAGGCCCTGGCGGGCATCCTCAACCCGGGCGTGAAGCTCTGGAACACGGGCGAAGGCGCCAACAAGATGCGCGAGGCCGTTGCCCTGGTCGGCGGCTACGGCATCACCGAGGACTGCCCCGGCTTCCTCATGCAGAAGTGGTCCGACTGCCAGCTCGAGGCGACCTATGAGGGTCCCGAGGCCGTGCAGCGCCGCCACCTGACCATGACCATGACTTCCGACATCTTCGGCTGCATCATGGAAAACTGGATCGAGCAGATGCGCCGCGCCGGCAAGGATGTCCCAGGGCTGGGCGGCTATGTCCTGGCCTCGGCCATGGAGCTGTGGCAGTGGACCCTGGCTTTCCTGCAGGAGGCCAAGGACGAGAACGGCAAGAAGCTCTACCACAACAAGCGGCAGGGCGTGACGTTCCCCATGGCCGACGCACTGGGCTGGATTCTCGGTCCCTACTTCCTGGCCTGCGACGTCATGGAACTCATTGAGAAAGGCCCCATGTCCATGACCATGGCCGAGGGCCTGGACGATCTGACCGGGTTCTACAAGGACCTGTGCCATGTGCAGGCTGCCCGCGCAGCAGGCGAAGTGGCCCGTATCTGTTCCGAGCTGGTCTACGGTTACAATTGGAACCGTTGCCCGACCCCGGACGGCGGCATTGCCGAGAAGTGCGAGCCCGAGCTCAAGACCAAGGAAGAATGCGCGCAGGACGGCACGCTGGGCGACCAGTCCAAGTGTTCGCGCCCGGAGCTCATTCGCTTCCGCGAGCTCAAGGCCACCGTGGACATGTGTCTGGCCGGTTCCCGTCTGGCCAAGGACCGCGCGGGCAACGCCCTGGCCGAAGTGATGATCCCCGAAGCCCTCGACTACCCGCAGGGCTAA